AGTTCCACATTAATTTACAAACGgaagctatacatttcaaatCATCAAGTACTTGATGAATAATTTACTCAATGTACTCAactgttaaaaaataataaaaaatatataatgatgaaagaagtacatacctacttatatttacATAAGTGTTTGTacataattgatatttttacttAAAAGAAAAGACAAGAGATTAACTAATGTGTCAAGAACTGCATTGCAAGTATCTGTGTATCTTGACACAATTCTTTGCacaatattcaaaataatggcacaattcatcattttaaaaaaataaataaatgattgGGTAGGTAAGCATAAGTACAGGTGGATAGATGGAGATAGAGAATAATTtcattagtaggtataggtatagtacATATAAATTGGGGATCAAATGCAAGTTGGTAGGTATtacaaaattcatcatcattttatttctatttaGCAGTACATGCCATTTAAGAACATAAATATACTTATTATGTAGACTCTGCatgtaattttaattaggtaccatgaagatttcattaaaaataaaaaataaatgatagaTTTTGTCTTCTCTTTTACATATGTTTGTAAAACCAAACTTCATTCTAAAATGTAACTTTAATTCAATTATAAAAACATCATAGGGTTAAGAAATCTTCAAGAAAATGCTTAAAAAGATATCTACTTGCATAATTGAAGCAAGGACCTTGTCGTCGCTGGAATTATGTCTATCTACctcaataagtacctatatccATTATCTATCCTTTACACATTCagtgttgaaatattttgactAGAGATTTGCCTCATTTATTATTGAATGTCTAATTCTCAATGTAGAATAAATaatacaaatcaaaatttttggaattttaagcTGAAATGGGAGTTTTCTCATTAAATAAAAGTAACATAGCACTTACACTCATTCATAATCAACATAATTCGATAGACGCCTAAATTAAATTGTATCATGGCACTTGATAAAAAAGTATTATTTATTCCACCTTTCCTAGGTCATtaatctataggtacctattgaggGTGCTTTTTAAATCAAACTATTTGTATAATCacaaattcatttccaaaaatgaaacaaaataattttgaatagttAATGTCTAATAATTacaagtaggtaatattttcaatAGATGAAAATGGCAAATAATTATCATCACACTTGACCAGAATAGCTATTATCTGCATTATTTGGATTCTGTTCTTTTTCACTAGGCAGTGCACTGTTTTGTTTACTtgattcttcaactttttctaatttGGGAACATTTTCTGAGCCTGCAGTTTGTATACTGTCGGAATGTTCATAAGAACTGCTAGATGAGGAGTGTTTATTTTGTTGTTCAATTGCTGATAATACGTTTTGCAACAAGTCTTGAGATAAAACTCTTTCATTGGACAATCCAGATACTCCATTTGAGGACTGCAGTTggaattcaaactggttttggTCATATCCAGTACCATGGAGATTGTTGCTGCTAATGGTGGGCAATTCAACAGAATGTGAAGGAGTGATAGAAGGTGCTTTATCTCCTAATGAGCTCAGAAGTGATTGTAATTCTGGATTTGAGGTAGCATATCCATCAGAACCAAATGATGAAGGCACATTGAATGATTGTTGTGGAGCTTGATTGAAAGAAGAGCTCTCAACTGGTGCCTCATATCCTGTGTTTTGAGAATATTGGATATTAGGTGATGGATTGTTAAACTTTAAGCTGTTGTCATATGAATTGGAATCTCCATTGAATGTAGTGTCTTTGGAAGACTGTTTTGCAGAGTAAGAGTCATATGAACCATCATTTTGTTGGTAATTATCAGAATAACTGGAGGAATCACCTGCAGATGTATCATCAGGTTTAGATACTTCTGGAATGGCAGGTGGGATATAAGTCTGACCTCTAAATTCTGATCCTCTGTAGTCATTGCCATCTTTTCCTACAGATTGCAATAAACCTGATGGCACTGGAGCTCTAAACTTGATGGGTTTTTTAGGCTGTAATTTTGGTCCCTCTATTTGTTTTCCTGAAGGAACTCCATAGGCTAAACCAATTTGCTGGGTTGGATAACTTGATACAGTGTAACTATCTTTTAGCACTCCATTATCTGAGGATAATGAGCTACCAAACTGAGAGAAAGAGGAATGATCATCACAGTGTACTTGAGGATTTGGGAATGAGTTAACAACTTGTGGATTTGGGAATGAGTTAACAACTTGAGGATTTGGGAATGAGTTAACATTGGAGAATCCATTATCATAATTTGTCAATGCTAAATTTGAGaaagattttataaaatcaaatggTACGTCATAACTAGCACTAGGGATCTGGTTCACAGAAAGTGGAGAATGGGGATGAGAGTAATATTCATTGGAAGCTTGATATGAATTCTGTGGTACTGTAAATTGTTGTTCGTAATAAGATGTCTGTACTTGAGGGTAAGCTCCAATAAAAGATGCTAATTCTGCCCCCTTCAAAGGTTTCCATCCATCATAGCTGATAACTGGGGGTGTGGGTGGTGAATGAATACTAGATGAACCCGATGATTGGTGATGATTTCCAAGCAACGAGTATAAGCTACTCTTCAAGTTATTGTAGAAAGAGAATTTTGAAGATGAACTACTCTCACTTTTTGTGTTTGATCCATATTTCAGAGAGAGCAAATCTGGATTTAATGACAAAGATGAAGGTGGTTTCTGTGGTGGTCCATATTGTGGGCTTGGTGGTTTAGATGGGTAAGATGGAGGTCCATAGTTTGGTTTTGGAGGACCATATTGAGGTTTTGGAGGACCATATTGTGGTTTTGGTGGGGAGTACTCAAATGGTGGTGGACCATATGCAGGTTTTGGAGGAGGTCCGTATGTTGGTTTTGGTGGTGGTGGAGGAGGGCCATATGTTGGTTTAGGAGGACCATACACTGGTCTAGGGGGAGGTGGTGGTGGCAAATAAGAAGGTTTTGGTGGGGGTGGACCATAAGTTGGTTTTGGGGGTGGAAGGTAGCTATTACTTGGAGGAAGATAAGAATTGCTTGGTGGAAGATAAGTATTACTTGGTGGACCATATACTGAAGGAGGTGGACCATAGGAAGGAGATGGATTGGTAGGAGGTCTTTCATATCCAAACCCAGATTGTTTGGTGAGAATTTCATTGCTCTCTGGGGGTGCTAAGCCAG
The sequence above is a segment of the Planococcus citri chromosome 3, ihPlaCitr1.1, whole genome shotgun sequence genome. Coding sequences within it:
- the LOC135839751 gene encoding atrophin-1-like encodes the protein MKAWMLLLGILLHESAAVVNNKNNAGVIRREAPILTNAYGAPVSLDNADTPPNNFQSKDNYESRVSDFEATTPVFPLSAPSYDYSPPGLAPPQGGDSYNARISDFEATTPVFPLSAPSFDYSVPGLAPPESNEILTKQSGFGYERPPTNPSPSYGPPPSVYGPPSNTYLPPSNSYLPPSNSYLPPPKPTYGPPPPKPSYLPPPPPPRPVYGPPKPTYGPPPPPPKPTYGPPPKPAYGPPPFEYSPPKPQYGPPKPQYGPPKPNYGPPSYPSKPPSPQYGPPQKPPSSLSLNPDLLSLKYGSNTKSESSSSSKFSFYNNLKSSLYSLLGNHHQSSGSSSIHSPPTPPVISYDGWKPLKGAELASFIGAYPQVQTSYYEQQFTVPQNSYQASNEYYSHPHSPLSVNQIPSASYDVPFDFIKSFSNLALTNYDNGFSNVNSFPNPQVVNSFPNPQVVNSFPNPQVHCDDHSSFSQFGSSLSSDNGVLKDSYTVSSYPTQQIGLAYGVPSGKQIEGPKLQPKKPIKFRAPVPSGLLQSVGKDGNDYRGSEFRGQTYIPPAIPEVSKPDDTSAGDSSSYSDNYQQNDGSYDSYSAKQSSKDTTFNGDSNSYDNSLKFNNPSPNIQYSQNTGYEAPVESSSFNQAPQQSFNVPSSFGSDGYATSNPELQSLLSSLGDKAPSITPSHSVELPTISSNNLHGTGYDQNQFEFQLQSSNGVSGLSNERVLSQDLLQNVLSAIEQQNKHSSSSSSYEHSDSIQTAGSENVPKLEKVEESSKQNSALPSEKEQNPNNADNSYSGQV